The Desulfovibrio sp. genome window below encodes:
- a CDS encoding carbon-nitrogen hydrolase — protein MPHHKPFTVALIQMAPADTPSRSIEKAADLCAQAEKQGAKLLCLPELFATPYFCQTEDHAHFSLAEPIPGPTTDALGKAAKLSSATIIAPIFERRAAGLYHNSLAVVGPDAGIIGVYRKMHIPDDPLFYEKFYFAPGDLGFKRFDTPVGPVGTLICWDQWYPEAARLTAMRGSNIIFYPTAIGWHPSEKAQYGVEQRDAWITIQRAHAIANGCYVAAVNRVGHEIPETGGDGLEFWGSSFICGPMGTILAQASTDKEEIILAEVNPKQVDTTRTHWPFLRDRRIDAYGPLEKRFIDE, from the coding sequence ATGCCCCATCACAAGCCCTTCACAGTAGCCCTCATACAGATGGCCCCGGCCGACACCCCGAGCCGTTCCATAGAAAAGGCCGCCGACCTCTGCGCCCAGGCCGAGAAACAGGGAGCCAAGCTCCTGTGCCTGCCGGAGCTCTTCGCCACCCCCTATTTCTGCCAGACCGAGGACCACGCCCACTTCTCCCTGGCCGAGCCCATTCCCGGCCCGACCACGGACGCACTGGGCAAGGCCGCCAAGCTCTCCTCGGCCACCATCATCGCCCCCATCTTCGAGCGCCGGGCCGCCGGGCTCTACCACAACTCCCTGGCCGTCGTCGGTCCAGACGCGGGCATCATCGGTGTGTACCGCAAGATGCACATCCCGGACGACCCGCTCTTCTACGAAAAATTCTACTTCGCCCCGGGCGACCTGGGGTTCAAGCGCTTCGACACTCCTGTCGGCCCGGTGGGCACCCTAATCTGCTGGGACCAGTGGTACCCCGAAGCCGCGCGCCTCACCGCCATGCGCGGCTCCAATATCATCTTCTACCCCACGGCCATCGGTTGGCACCCTTCCGAAAAGGCCCAGTACGGGGTCGAACAGCGAGACGCCTGGATCACCATCCAGCGCGCCCACGCCATTGCCAACGGCTGCTACGTGGCCGCAGTGAACCGCGTGGGGCACGAAATTCCGGAAACGGGCGGCGACGGCCTGGAATTCTGGGGATCGAGCTTCATCTGCGGACCAATGGGCACCATTCTCGCCCAGGCCTCCACCGACAAGGAGGAGATCATCCTGGCCGAGGTGAACCCCAAGCAGGTGGACACCACCCGCACCCACTGGCCCTTCCTGCGAGACCGCAGAATTGATGCGTACGGGCCGCTGGAGAAGAGATTCATCGACGAGTAG
- a CDS encoding class I SAM-dependent methyltransferase, translated as MTTKPLCITEDLIAYVRAMQPDEPDILKRLGAETDTDPKANMRIGWDQGRFLMLLVKLIQARRAIEIGVYTGYSSLCTALALPEDGYLLACDISESWTSVARRYWSEAGVERKIELRLAPALATLDTVLASGFAETFDMAFIDADKVNYRNYYERCLTLLRPGGLIVVDNTLWYGRVIDQAVDDPDTRAVRAFNDFLRCDSRVDACLTAVGDGVSLAVKKES; from the coding sequence ATGACCACCAAGCCTCTGTGCATCACCGAGGACCTTATCGCCTATGTGCGGGCCATGCAGCCCGATGAACCGGACATTTTGAAGCGCCTGGGGGCCGAGACCGACACCGACCCCAAGGCGAATATGCGCATAGGCTGGGACCAGGGACGCTTTCTCATGCTCCTGGTGAAACTCATCCAGGCACGGCGAGCCATAGAGATAGGAGTCTACACCGGATACAGCTCCCTGTGTACTGCCCTGGCCCTGCCCGAAGACGGATACCTGCTGGCTTGCGACATCTCCGAATCCTGGACAAGCGTGGCCAGGCGCTACTGGAGCGAGGCCGGGGTGGAACGAAAGATCGAGCTGCGCCTGGCTCCGGCACTGGCCACCCTGGACACTGTGCTGGCATCGGGTTTCGCTGAAACCTTCGACATGGCCTTCATCGACGCGGACAAGGTGAACTACCGGAACTACTACGAGCGTTGCCTTACCCTGTTGCGTCCCGGCGGGTTGATCGTTGTGGACAACACTCTGTGGTACGGCCGGGTGATCGACCAGGCCGTGGATGATCCGGACACCCGGGCCGTCAGGGCCTTCAACGATTTTTTACGCTGCGATTCCAGGGTGGACGCATGTCTGACTGCGGTCGGGGATGGGGTGAGCTTGGCCGTGAAGAAGGAGAGCTGA
- a CDS encoding LysE family translocator, producing the protein MHDVLTFLLTGTTLGLAASLTPGPLQALICVQTITHGPREGARVGMAPLFTDLPVMALCLLVLEALSSQAWLMGAISLIGGAVVMRFGWGSMTAKPVDLAGVPTQAKSWRKGLATNILNPKMILFWGTVGSPTLLAAYKSSLAAAAAFLLSFYLLLVGTNIALAWLSGRFSRFLSGPGYVWTMRVLGALLMLLAAHMVWDGLSRLGIA; encoded by the coding sequence ATGCACGACGTTCTTACTTTTCTGCTCACCGGCACCACCCTGGGTCTGGCCGCCAGCCTGACACCCGGCCCTTTGCAGGCGCTCATCTGCGTGCAGACCATCACCCACGGTCCGCGCGAAGGCGCCAGGGTTGGCATGGCTCCGCTGTTCACGGACCTACCGGTGATGGCCCTGTGCCTGCTGGTGCTGGAAGCGCTTTCCAGCCAGGCATGGCTCATGGGGGCGATATCACTCATCGGGGGAGCGGTTGTGATGCGCTTCGGCTGGGGGTCAATGACGGCCAAGCCGGTGGACCTTGCCGGAGTGCCCACCCAGGCCAAGAGCTGGCGCAAAGGCCTGGCCACCAACATCTTAAACCCCAAGATGATCCTGTTCTGGGGAACGGTGGGTTCGCCCACCCTGCTTGCGGCCTATAAAAGCTCACTCGCAGCCGCCGCTGCTTTCCTTTTGAGCTTCTACCTTCTGCTTGTCGGCACCAACATCGCCCTGGCTTGGCTCTCCGGAAGGTTCTCGCGTTTTCTGTCCGGCCCTGGCTACGTCTGGACCATGCGGGTGCTTGGGGCGCTCCTCATGCTTTTGGCAGCCCACATGGTCTGGGACGGGCTTTCGCGCCTGGGTATCGCTTAA
- a CDS encoding ATP-binding cassette domain-containing protein has product MALVGGNGAGKSTLLRLARGEIWPDQLPGGGYAGQRLYIVDGQVTPSPIEARERIGLAGADLRDLYRRRGWNPSGWLIAVSGLTDSPLPSGTVGEDERRLALEALETLGLSELAYRPFQELSQGQAMAVLLARAMVRSPQWLFLDEATDGLDVSSRRLLHSVLERLAGQGVGLAAATHHPASLPDLGFDATLLEDGRAVMRGSLKEMAKRHSPVRQARRAVPAKAPPGPALLEVREASVVLSGNEVLTDINWTLEPGQHWVVAGRNGAGKSSFVKLLAGDLHPASGSITRFGLAEPVSLWDLRSHIGLVSWEWQAEYPHGFTVREALVSGFFGSFGLYEEPTPDMLATAASWMDRLGLSPLADRPMSTLSQGQARKTMIGRALAFDPEVILLDEPLGGLDPRARSGILALLDDLAAHGKNLVMVTHNPLEIPSAVNHALVLEHGRILASGPVTEALGAYNP; this is encoded by the coding sequence GTGGCTTTGGTGGGCGGCAACGGAGCCGGGAAGTCCACCTTGTTGCGTCTTGCCCGCGGAGAAATCTGGCCAGATCAGCTTCCGGGCGGCGGCTACGCGGGGCAACGGCTCTACATCGTGGATGGGCAGGTCACGCCAAGCCCCATAGAAGCTCGCGAACGAATCGGTCTTGCCGGGGCCGACCTGCGCGACCTGTATCGGCGCAGAGGCTGGAACCCTTCGGGCTGGCTGATTGCTGTGTCCGGGCTGACGGATTCCCCGCTACCTTCCGGCACAGTGGGCGAAGATGAGCGGCGCCTCGCCCTGGAAGCACTCGAAACCCTGGGCCTCTCCGAGCTTGCCTACCGTCCGTTCCAGGAACTGTCCCAGGGGCAGGCAATGGCTGTTCTTTTGGCCAGGGCCATGGTTCGCTCTCCGCAGTGGCTTTTTCTGGACGAGGCCACCGACGGTCTGGACGTCTCTTCCAGAAGGCTGCTGCACAGTGTGTTGGAGCGGCTGGCCGGGCAGGGAGTCGGATTGGCGGCCGCTACCCACCATCCCGCGAGCCTGCCTGACTTGGGCTTTGACGCCACGCTGCTTGAGGACGGCAGGGCGGTGATGCGCGGCAGCCTCAAGGAAATGGCGAAACGCCATTCTCCTGTCCGGCAAGCTCGCCGGGCCGTTCCAGCAAAGGCACCTCCCGGTCCGGCGCTCCTGGAAGTGCGTGAAGCAAGTGTGGTTCTTTCCGGCAACGAGGTGCTCACGGACATCAACTGGACCCTTGAGCCGGGCCAGCATTGGGTTGTGGCCGGGCGAAACGGTGCTGGAAAGTCGAGCTTCGTGAAACTTTTGGCCGGGGATCTGCATCCCGCTTCGGGCAGCATAACGCGATTCGGCCTGGCGGAACCGGTCAGCTTGTGGGATTTGCGCTCCCATATCGGCCTTGTCTCCTGGGAATGGCAGGCGGAATATCCTCACGGATTCACGGTGCGCGAAGCGCTTGTCTCCGGCTTTTTCGGCAGCTTCGGGCTCTACGAGGAACCAACCCCCGACATGCTGGCCACGGCCGCGAGCTGGATGGACAGGCTGGGGCTGTCACCTCTGGCGGACAGGCCTATGTCCACCCTGTCGCAGGGGCAGGCCCGAAAAACCATGATCGGCAGGGCCCTGGCCTTTGACCCAGAGGTCATCCTGCTGGACGAGCCGCTGGGGGGTCTAGACCCACGGGCTCGAAGCGGAATTTTGGCCCTCCTGGACGACCTTGCCGCCCACGGCAAGAATCTGGTGATGGTCACCCACAATCCGCTTGAGATTCCCTCGGCCGTGAATCACGCCCTGGTTCTCGAGCACGGCCGCATACTTGCCTCGGGCCCAGTGACAGAAGCTTTGGGCGCCTACAACCCTTAG
- a CDS encoding response regulator, whose translation MPRYTVQDGGAAAAHPDVVEYDLKTHDQRDVSPGRSKGHTHDRLAFREVKSNFKTRLAQEDFAVSTCRVLLVDDEAEFIDTLGKRLSRRGLTVHLAHSGQEALDTVTAQELDVVVLDVKMPGMDGIEALQKIKAVKPELEVVMLTAHANVEVAMRGMELGAFDYLMKPVELDDLLYKIQDANKKKCLTG comes from the coding sequence ATGCCACGATACACTGTCCAGGATGGGGGTGCCGCTGCGGCTCACCCGGACGTTGTCGAGTATGATCTCAAGACTCATGACCAACGGGATGTATCTCCGGGCCGGTCAAAAGGCCATACCCACGACCGCCTTGCATTTCGCGAGGTAAAGAGTAATTTTAAAACTCGTCTTGCCCAGGAGGATTTCGCCGTGAGCACGTGCAGGGTTTTGCTAGTGGATGACGAGGCCGAATTCATCGATACTTTGGGGAAACGCCTTTCCCGTCGTGGACTTACCGTCCACCTGGCACATTCCGGGCAGGAGGCCCTGGACACCGTGACTGCCCAGGAACTCGACGTGGTGGTGCTGGACGTGAAGATGCCTGGCATGGACGGCATCGAGGCACTGCAGAAGATCAAGGCCGTAAAGCCCGAACTCGAGGTGGTCATGCTCACCGCCCACGCCAATGTTGAGGTGGCCATGCGCGGCATGGAACTTGGAGCCTTCGACTACCTCATGAAACCCGTGGAGCTGGACGATCTGCTGTACAAGATCCAGGATGCCAACAAGAAGAAATGTCTGACGGGCTGA
- a CDS encoding protein tyrosine phosphatase family protein: MMSSQDILNFTTIDERLASSGQPMPEHFPILADEGFEAIINLATNASTGHLPKEPELCSMAGLQFTWLPVAWDAPTVEDYLAFQDWLDAHRHRKVLVHCAKNWRASLFCALYRVIREGLDPASAWDEVLGVWEPDEVWSKLARKVLAQAAPGVAPTSF; the protein is encoded by the coding sequence ATGATGAGTTCACAAGACATTCTGAACTTCACCACAATCGACGAACGGCTGGCCTCTTCAGGCCAGCCCATGCCTGAGCACTTTCCCATCCTTGCTGACGAAGGTTTCGAGGCCATCATCAACCTGGCCACCAACGCGTCCACCGGCCACCTGCCCAAGGAGCCCGAGCTGTGCTCCATGGCCGGACTTCAATTCACCTGGCTGCCCGTTGCCTGGGACGCACCGACCGTGGAGGACTACCTGGCCTTTCAGGACTGGCTGGACGCCCACCGCCACCGCAAGGTGCTGGTCCATTGCGCCAAGAACTGGCGCGCGTCCCTGTTCTGCGCTCTGTACCGGGTTATCCGTGAGGGGCTCGATCCGGCCAGCGCATGGGATGAAGTGCTCGGAGTCTGGGAGCCTGACGAGGTGTGGTCCAAGCTGGCCCGAAAGGTGCTCGCCCAGGCCGCCCCCGGGGTGGCGCCAACCTCTTTCTAG
- a CDS encoding glucokinase: protein MGKETSHILAADIGGTNSRFALFSSGDNLELLKQVKLVTSGFDSFRDLIGEALSGLGEPSLQAAVLAVAGPVEGDRFCRPPNIGYIMDLDDLPSGFLPKRTVMMNDFAAQAHGCRLFWEERSTTVTPGRMDVSLTQAVIGPGTGLGKTALVPVGSEGYALCASEGGHAALPVTGDLEHRFQEFALEVLGEPYVRWESVVSGSGLALIHLFLTGEKLAPAEVAAKLTPESPTAAWFARFFGRACRDYVLEVLARGGLFISGGVVTRNHLLLIHPAFMKEFLSSATHSDLLARVPIRLVTDQQVALWGAASHGLKLLARGLNVCS, encoded by the coding sequence ATGGGCAAGGAAACTTCACACATACTGGCGGCCGATATCGGGGGGACGAACAGCCGTTTCGCCCTGTTCTCTTCCGGGGATAACCTTGAGCTCCTGAAGCAGGTGAAGCTTGTCACATCGGGATTCGACAGTTTTCGTGATCTCATAGGAGAAGCGCTCTCCGGCCTCGGTGAGCCTTCTTTGCAGGCGGCCGTGCTGGCCGTGGCCGGGCCGGTTGAGGGCGATCGTTTCTGCCGCCCGCCCAACATCGGCTATATCATGGATCTGGACGATCTTCCGTCCGGTTTTCTCCCGAAGCGGACAGTCATGATGAACGATTTCGCGGCCCAAGCGCACGGCTGCCGCCTTTTTTGGGAAGAGCGTTCCACGACAGTGACTCCGGGACGAATGGACGTCAGCTTGACCCAGGCGGTGATCGGGCCTGGAACAGGCCTTGGCAAAACGGCCCTGGTGCCGGTTGGCAGCGAGGGCTACGCACTGTGCGCTTCCGAGGGCGGGCACGCGGCGCTCCCCGTTACCGGTGACCTGGAACACCGCTTTCAGGAATTCGCGCTTGAAGTTCTGGGGGAACCATACGTTCGCTGGGAGAGCGTGGTTTCTGGATCAGGGCTGGCCTTGATTCATCTTTTCCTGACCGGGGAAAAACTCGCCCCGGCCGAGGTGGCCGCAAAACTTACTCCTGAGTCGCCAACAGCCGCATGGTTCGCGAGATTCTTTGGCCGGGCCTGCCGGGATTACGTGCTGGAGGTCCTGGCCCGGGGGGGGCTTTTCATCTCAGGAGGGGTGGTGACCAGGAACCATCTGCTGCTCATCCACCCCGCGTTCATGAAGGAATTCCTCTCAAGCGCCACTCATTCTGACTTGTTGGCCAGGGTGCCCATTCGCCTGGTCACTGACCAACAAGTTGCGCTCTGGGGAGCAGCGTCCCACGGTTTGAAGCTGCTGGCGCGTGGACTGAACGTGTGTTCTTAG
- the cysQ gene encoding 3'(2'),5'-bisphosphate nucleotidase CysQ: MPSTIDYDAICAVARLAGQAIMQIYSTDFEVELKDDQSPITRADRASNEIILQSLAALHPDIPVLSEETPKPAYSERRKWKRFWLVDPLDGTKEFVKRNGEFSVNIGLVENCRPVFGVLYVPVTDTLYAGGPGMGSLKYQGGEKQTIHAHAPKSGEPLLVVGSRSHPDERLTAYLERFPNHRMVAAGSALKLGLVAEGAAHLYPRFNRTWEWDTAAGHAIVLGAGGSFQAMGGGEFLYNKEELVNGGFEAKGWVE; this comes from the coding sequence ATGCCCTCCACGATCGATTACGACGCCATCTGCGCCGTGGCCCGCCTGGCCGGGCAGGCAATCATGCAGATCTACTCAACGGATTTCGAGGTGGAATTAAAGGACGATCAGTCCCCGATCACCAGGGCGGACAGAGCCTCCAACGAGATCATTCTCCAGTCGTTGGCGGCGCTGCACCCGGACATACCGGTATTGTCCGAGGAGACGCCCAAACCAGCCTACAGCGAGCGTCGGAAGTGGAAGCGTTTCTGGCTGGTGGATCCTCTGGACGGCACCAAGGAATTCGTGAAGCGAAACGGCGAATTTTCTGTGAACATCGGGTTGGTGGAGAATTGCAGGCCCGTGTTCGGTGTTTTGTACGTGCCCGTGACGGACACCCTCTATGCCGGGGGGCCTGGCATGGGCAGCCTAAAGTACCAGGGCGGAGAGAAACAGACCATTCATGCCCATGCGCCAAAGTCAGGGGAACCTCTGCTCGTGGTTGGGAGCCGGTCGCACCCGGATGAGCGCTTGACCGCCTACCTTGAGCGCTTCCCGAACCACAGGATGGTGGCGGCCGGATCAGCCTTGAAGCTCGGGCTGGTGGCCGAGGGCGCGGCACACCTGTATCCGCGATTCAACCGCACCTGGGAGTGGGACACGGCCGCGGGGCACGCCATTGTCCTTGGTGCTGGCGGGAGCTTTCAGGCCATGGGGGGCGGCGAATTTTTGTACAACAAGGAAGAGCTGGTGAACGGCGGTTTCGAAGCCAAGGGGTGGGTGGAATAG
- a CDS encoding agmatine deiminase family protein, giving the protein MTMSADYRLPAEWEPHAATWIAWPKNSNDWPGKFHPIGWVFGEIVRKLAPYEKVRILVDDALWEAKARRVLAKVGVDASRVHFYHIPTDRGWCRDMLPAFTVRQKSPRARAVRFVFTGWAKYSDHTLDAAATAKVAEALKIPAVDAVLGERTVVLEGGGIDCNGQGVLLTTEECFLDPVTQVRNPGMAAKDYEQVFKKYLGIKQVVWLGQGIAGDDTHGHVDDLCRFVGPRTVVLCKENDPSDANYRPLQENRERLEGVRLADGGTLEVIGLPMPEPLFFDGVRVPASYANFYIANGTVLVPTFNDIFDRKALGILSECFPDRDVVGIHAVDLVWGFGTLHCLTHEQPATGHLGEE; this is encoded by the coding sequence ATGACCATGTCCGCCGACTACCGCCTTCCCGCAGAATGGGAGCCCCATGCAGCAACCTGGATTGCCTGGCCCAAGAACTCCAACGACTGGCCCGGCAAGTTCCACCCCATAGGCTGGGTGTTCGGCGAGATAGTGCGCAAGCTCGCCCCCTACGAGAAGGTGCGCATCCTGGTGGACGACGCCCTCTGGGAGGCTAAAGCCAGGCGCGTACTTGCCAAGGTGGGAGTGGACGCCTCACGCGTGCATTTCTACCATATCCCCACCGACCGTGGCTGGTGCCGGGACATGCTCCCGGCCTTCACCGTGCGCCAGAAGTCGCCCCGCGCCCGGGCCGTGCGCTTCGTCTTCACGGGCTGGGCCAAGTACTCCGACCATACCCTGGACGCCGCAGCCACCGCCAAGGTTGCCGAGGCTCTCAAAATCCCGGCCGTGGACGCTGTGCTGGGCGAACGCACCGTGGTGCTGGAGGGCGGCGGCATCGACTGCAACGGCCAGGGTGTGCTGCTGACCACCGAGGAATGTTTCCTGGACCCCGTCACCCAGGTGCGAAATCCGGGCATGGCGGCCAAGGACTACGAGCAGGTGTTCAAGAAGTATCTGGGAATCAAGCAGGTGGTCTGGCTTGGCCAGGGCATCGCTGGCGACGACACCCACGGTCACGTTGACGACCTATGCCGCTTCGTGGGGCCCCGCACCGTTGTACTGTGCAAGGAAAACGACCCTTCGGACGCCAACTACCGCCCCCTGCAGGAGAACCGGGAAAGGCTGGAGGGAGTGAGACTCGCGGACGGCGGCACGCTCGAGGTGATCGGCCTGCCCATGCCCGAGCCGCTCTTTTTCGACGGGGTAAGGGTCCCGGCCAGCTATGCGAATTTCTATATCGCCAACGGCACCGTGCTGGTGCCTACCTTCAACGACATATTCGACCGCAAGGCCCTGGGGATTCTAAGCGAGTGTTTCCCGGACCGGGATGTGGTGGGCATTCATGCCGTTGATCTTGTCTGGGGCTTCGGCACCCTGCACTGCCTGACCCACGAACAACCGGCCACCGGTCATTTGGGAGAAGAATAA
- a CDS encoding mechanosensitive ion channel has product MEGARFKEVFHGQANLAEWFQTHFWHMGALWQALALLGAAALGYLLARQLCAKLGNVSLDKPGLKDWVDTRLSSLLTPLFGLLLIQVVYWSSMARGWPLAVTEFGIKFSEAWLVIQLFASILLPPGWTKAVTAAVVGAFFLEVLGILDPMLAYMDKLALTFDNERVSVLEIVKAVLLLAVMLPLINKFCALMEAGLERVAEMKPRVRVLMIKLTKAGFYIVAFVTALDLVGINLQMLTVFSGAVGLGIGIGLQKVVSNLVSGVVLLLDNSIKPGDVIEVGGVYGRVESMNARFASMVTRDGKSYLIPNDELVQEKVVNWTFTGPSVRLKIPVAVAYSTDLKLAMELMLKSTEDKERVLANPSPNVLLKEFGKDGIVLELRVWMVHPERGVANVASAIQTSMWDFFTQNGIEFPFPQRDLHVKDPLKVQVEYVTPGQGGQQDGES; this is encoded by the coding sequence ATGGAGGGTGCACGCTTCAAGGAAGTTTTTCACGGGCAGGCCAACCTGGCGGAGTGGTTCCAGACCCACTTCTGGCACATGGGCGCACTCTGGCAGGCCTTGGCCCTCCTGGGCGCGGCCGCTTTGGGATACCTGCTGGCAAGGCAGCTGTGCGCCAAGCTCGGCAATGTAAGTTTGGACAAACCCGGCCTGAAGGACTGGGTGGACACAAGGCTCTCATCGCTTCTCACGCCGCTTTTTGGCCTGTTGTTGATCCAGGTGGTCTACTGGAGTTCCATGGCACGGGGTTGGCCCTTGGCCGTGACCGAATTCGGCATAAAGTTTTCCGAGGCTTGGCTGGTAATACAGCTGTTCGCGTCCATCCTGTTGCCTCCCGGATGGACCAAAGCTGTGACCGCGGCTGTTGTGGGTGCTTTTTTTCTTGAGGTGCTGGGGATTCTCGATCCCATGCTGGCCTACATGGACAAGTTGGCCCTGACCTTCGACAACGAGAGGGTCTCGGTGCTGGAGATCGTCAAGGCAGTGCTGCTTCTGGCAGTGATGCTGCCGCTCATAAACAAGTTCTGTGCCCTGATGGAGGCAGGCCTGGAACGAGTGGCCGAGATGAAGCCCAGGGTCAGGGTGCTCATGATCAAACTCACCAAGGCCGGGTTCTACATCGTGGCCTTTGTGACAGCCCTCGATTTGGTGGGCATCAACCTGCAAATGCTCACGGTGTTCAGCGGCGCCGTTGGCTTGGGGATCGGCATCGGCCTTCAGAAGGTGGTGTCGAACCTGGTGAGTGGCGTGGTCCTCTTGCTGGACAATTCCATAAAGCCCGGGGACGTGATCGAAGTGGGCGGCGTCTACGGCCGGGTGGAGTCCATGAACGCGCGTTTCGCTTCCATGGTCACCCGCGACGGCAAGTCGTACCTCATCCCCAACGACGAACTCGTTCAGGAGAAGGTGGTGAACTGGACCTTCACCGGGCCCAGCGTGCGGTTGAAGATCCCCGTGGCAGTGGCCTATTCCACCGACTTGAAACTGGCCATGGAACTCATGCTCAAGTCCACAGAAGACAAAGAGCGTGTGCTCGCCAACCCCTCGCCCAACGTGCTCCTCAAGGAATTCGGAAAGGACGGCATCGTGCTGGAGCTTCGGGTTTGGATGGTGCATCCTGAGCGGGGAGTGGCCAACGTTGCCAGTGCCATCCAGACTTCCATGTGGGATTTCTTTACCCAGAATGGAATCGAGTTCCCCTTCCCGCAGAGGGACCTGCACGTGAAGGACCCCCTGAAGGTTCAGGTGGAATACGTGACTCCCGGGCAAGGCGGACAGCAGGACGGGGAAAGCTAG